In Candidatus Contubernalis alkalaceticus, the following proteins share a genomic window:
- a CDS encoding molybdopterin biosynthesis protein: MVKRNIYLDNVSLKEAGDTFFQRIEELNISLGWEKVPVEKALDRVTAEPVFAVISSPHYHASAMDGAAVKAADTYGAMETSPKQLKLKKQYVPIDTGHPLPPGFDAVIMIEDIHEVDGETIEIAAAAAPWQHVRAMGEDIVATELIVPVNHYIGPEDIGAMLAGGIWQVKVRKKPVVAIIPTGSELVQPGKIPQAGKIIEFNSRFFSGLITRWGGEPKPRDIVKDEYQEIKQALLEAVKESDVVLINAGSSAGSRDYTAAIVQETGELLTHGVAIKPGKPTVIGVVEGKPVIGLPGYPVAAFFILDLLVKPLVYKLQKLAPPRRSMAEAVMSRRVVSSFKAEEFLRVKLGQVGDKLMATPLPRGSGVITSLVQADGFVRIPQLKEGLEVGEAVSVELVKDLSGIKNTIVSIGSHDLTLDILANLLRLNYPETGLSSAHVGSMGGILALRRGDAHLAGSHLLDEHTGEYNVPFIKRMLPNIKVVLVNLAYRQQGLFVPSGNPKNINKLEDLVQKDVSFINRQRGAGTRLLLDYYLKQLKLNPQDIKGYDREEYSHLSVAAAVASGSADTGLGVLAASRALGLDFIPLARERYDIIIPEEFLETEKIQRLLEMINSQQFKEEVQRLGGYDLGDSGKEIWRSS; encoded by the coding sequence ATGGTAAAAAGAAATATATACTTAGATAATGTGTCTTTAAAAGAGGCAGGTGATACATTTTTTCAAAGAATAGAGGAATTAAATATCAGCCTCGGGTGGGAAAAAGTGCCGGTGGAAAAGGCTTTGGACAGGGTTACGGCAGAACCGGTTTTTGCGGTGATTTCTTCACCACACTATCATGCCTCCGCCATGGACGGAGCTGCGGTAAAGGCGGCAGACACCTATGGGGCCATGGAGACATCTCCAAAACAGTTGAAGTTAAAAAAACAGTATGTCCCCATTGATACCGGCCATCCGCTGCCGCCGGGTTTTGATGCGGTGATTATGATTGAAGATATTCACGAAGTGGATGGGGAGACCATAGAGATCGCTGCCGCCGCAGCTCCCTGGCAGCATGTCCGGGCTATGGGAGAGGATATTGTGGCTACAGAGCTGATTGTGCCGGTCAATCATTATATTGGCCCTGAGGATATTGGGGCTATGCTGGCCGGGGGGATCTGGCAGGTTAAGGTAAGGAAAAAGCCGGTGGTTGCTATTATCCCCACGGGTTCTGAACTGGTGCAGCCAGGGAAAATTCCCCAGGCTGGGAAAATTATTGAATTTAATTCCCGTTTCTTTTCCGGATTGATTACCCGCTGGGGTGGGGAACCTAAGCCCCGGGATATTGTTAAGGACGAATATCAAGAGATAAAACAGGCTCTGCTGGAGGCGGTAAAGGAAAGCGATGTAGTTCTTATTAATGCCGGTTCCTCAGCCGGCTCCCGGGATTACACTGCTGCCATTGTTCAGGAGACAGGAGAGCTGTTAACCCACGGGGTGGCTATAAAACCGGGAAAACCTACGGTCATCGGGGTTGTTGAAGGCAAACCGGTTATTGGGCTTCCCGGTTATCCTGTAGCAGCGTTCTTCATACTGGATCTCCTGGTAAAACCCCTGGTGTACAAACTACAAAAGTTAGCGCCTCCCCGGCGCAGTATGGCGGAGGCGGTGATGTCCCGGCGGGTGGTATCCTCTTTTAAAGCAGAAGAATTTTTACGGGTAAAGCTGGGACAGGTGGGGGATAAACTTATGGCTACGCCGCTGCCCAGGGGTTCCGGGGTCATTACCTCCCTGGTCCAGGCTGATGGGTTTGTGCGTATACCACAGCTGAAAGAGGGCCTGGAGGTGGGAGAAGCTGTTTCGGTAGAACTGGTGAAAGACCTGTCAGGAATTAAGAATACCATTGTAAGTATTGGCAGTCATGATTTAACTCTGGATATCCTGGCCAATCTTCTCAGGCTTAACTATCCGGAAACCGGCCTGTCTTCGGCTCATGTGGGTAGTATGGGGGGGATTTTGGCTCTGCGCAGGGGGGATGCCCACCTGGCGGGCAGCCATCTCTTAGATGAGCACACCGGGGAGTACAACGTGCCATTTATTAAACGGATGCTGCCCAATATCAAGGTAGTCCTGGTCAACCTGGCCTATCGTCAGCAGGGGCTGTTCGTGCCTTCGGGTAATCCAAAAAACATAAATAAACTGGAAGACTTGGTACAGAAGGATGTTTCCTTTATAAACCGTCAGAGAGGAGCCGGAACCCGGCTTTTGTTAGATTATTATTTAAAACAGCTTAAGTTAAACCCGCAGGATATTAAGGGATATGATCGGGAGGAGTACAGCCATTTATCTGTGGCTGCAGCGGTGGCCTCAGGATCTGCCGATACGGGGCTGGGAGTTTTAGCTGCCTCCAGGGCTCTGGGGCTGGATTTCATCCCCTTGGCCAGGGAACGTTATGATATCATTATTCCTGAAGAATTTTTGGAAACTGAAAAAATACAAAGGCTTTTGGAGATGATTAATTCCCAGCAGTTTAAAGAGGAAGTCCAAAGGCTGGGGGGGTACGACCTGGGGGATTCTGGAAAAGAAATCTGGAGAAGCAGTTGA
- the groES gene encoding co-chaperone GroES produces the protein MNLRPLGDRVIIKLVEVEEKTAGGILLPDKAKERPTEADIVAVGTGRILNDGQKVPIDVKVGDRIVINKYAGTEFKVDDTEYLIIREDDILAVKE, from the coding sequence ATGAATCTGAGACCATTAGGAGACAGAGTAATCATCAAGCTGGTGGAGGTAGAAGAAAAGACTGCCGGCGGTATTCTTCTGCCTGACAAAGCAAAGGAAAGGCCCACGGAAGCTGATATCGTGGCAGTGGGAACCGGTAGGATACTGAATGACGGGCAGAAAGTCCCCATTGATGTAAAAGTAGGAGACCGAATTGTGATCAATAAGTATGCCGGCACAGAATTTAAGGTAGATGATACAGAATACTTAATTATAAGAGAAGATGATATTCTGGCTGTAAAAGAGTAA
- a CDS encoding molybdopterin molybdotransferase MoeA, giving the protein MLTVKEALNTIKDAVNNSAVEKDDIALTQALGRVTAEDIISTTVVPHFSRSTMDGFAVIARDTFGASEGMPAFLEVKGEVLMGGTPPGDIASGETMKISTGGMLPNSADSALMLEHAEELDETMIAVYRPVAPGENVILKGEDLKEGEIILKKKHLLRPQDIGALAAAGVMKVNVYKVPKVAVISTGDELVSPQEEPLPGQIRDINSCALAAAAQSVGAIPLMYGIVKDEASYLMRAIERARKEASLILISGGSSVGIRDVTAKVIDELGNPGVLVHGISIRPGKPTIFGMVGSTPIFGLSGNPVSALVTFDLFVTPVILKQKGMASRELILPKIPAKISRNIPSSQGREDYIRVNLETDEKGQTWAVPVFGKSGLITTLVEAQGMVRISQNKEGIEKGEEVEVVLYS; this is encoded by the coding sequence GTGTTGACGGTTAAGGAAGCTTTAAATACCATAAAAGATGCCGTAAACAATTCAGCGGTTGAGAAAGATGATATAGCGCTTACACAGGCATTGGGCAGGGTAACGGCAGAGGATATAATCTCTACAACTGTGGTTCCTCACTTCAGTCGTTCCACCATGGACGGTTTTGCAGTAATAGCCCGGGATACTTTTGGGGCTTCAGAGGGAATGCCTGCTTTTTTGGAGGTTAAGGGTGAGGTCCTGATGGGCGGAACGCCCCCTGGGGATATTGCCTCTGGAGAGACTATGAAAATTTCCACTGGAGGCATGCTGCCGAATAGTGCAGACAGTGCATTGATGTTGGAGCATGCAGAAGAACTGGATGAAACTATGATAGCCGTATACCGTCCTGTAGCCCCGGGAGAAAATGTGATCCTCAAGGGAGAAGATTTAAAAGAGGGAGAAATAATCTTAAAGAAAAAGCATTTACTGAGGCCCCAAGACATAGGGGCGCTGGCTGCCGCCGGGGTGATGAAGGTCAATGTATACAAGGTCCCCAAGGTGGCTGTGATTTCTACCGGTGATGAACTAGTTTCGCCCCAAGAGGAACCCCTTCCCGGTCAGATTAGGGATATAAACAGCTGTGCTCTGGCCGCAGCCGCTCAGTCTGTGGGAGCCATTCCCTTAATGTACGGCATCGTAAAAGATGAAGCTTCTTATTTAATGAGAGCCATAGAAAGAGCTAGAAAAGAAGCTTCCCTTATTTTAATTTCCGGGGGAAGTTCTGTGGGTATCAGGGATGTTACCGCAAAGGTCATTGATGAACTGGGAAATCCCGGTGTGCTGGTACATGGAATTTCCATTCGTCCTGGAAAACCTACTATTTTTGGGATGGTAGGCTCAACACCCATCTTTGGACTTTCCGGTAACCCTGTTTCCGCTCTGGTTACCTTCGATTTATTTGTAACTCCGGTAATCTTGAAGCAGAAGGGCATGGCCTCTCGGGAACTAATACTGCCAAAAATTCCGGCAAAAATTAGCCGTAATATCCCATCTTCCCAGGGCCGGGAGGATTATATCCGGGTGAACCTGGAAACCGATGAAAAAGGGCAAACCTGGGCAGTTCCGGTATTTGGAAAGTCAGGCTTGATTACAACACTGGTGGAAGCCCAAGGCATGGTCCGTATCTCTCAGAATAAAGAAGGAATAGAAAAGGGTGAAGAGGTAGAAGTGGTCCTTTACTCCTAA
- a CDS encoding MogA/MoaB family molybdenum cofactor biosynthesis protein: MFGAAVLTASDRGARGEREDKSGKVIEEIVQRLGGKVMESALVSDDPESIREKLIYFADQLKAEVILTTGGTGLSPRDNTPEATLSVIEKVVPGLAEAMRAESLKKTPHAMLSRAVCGVRGSSLIINLPGSPKAVRECLEVIEPALPHAVELIKGRVSDCAQGEHNGLK, encoded by the coding sequence ATGTTTGGTGCAGCGGTTTTGACCGCCAGTGATCGGGGTGCCCGGGGAGAGAGAGAAGACAAGAGCGGAAAGGTTATAGAAGAAATAGTTCAGAGACTAGGCGGTAAAGTAATGGAATCTGCTTTAGTTTCCGATGACCCGGAATCCATTAGGGAAAAGCTAATCTATTTTGCGGATCAGCTGAAAGCGGAGGTAATTTTGACTACCGGGGGAACGGGTTTGAGCCCCAGGGACAACACCCCGGAGGCTACCCTTTCGGTAATAGAAAAAGTAGTTCCCGGTTTGGCGGAGGCAATGCGGGCGGAAAGCCTAAAAAAAACGCCTCACGCTATGCTCTCCAGGGCGGTCTGTGGAGTGCGGGGGAGTTCATTGATTATTAACCTGCCCGGTAGTCCCAAGGCGGTAAGGGAGTGCCTGGAGGTTATTGAGCCGGCTCTTCCCCATGCTGTAGAACTTATAAAGGGCAGGGTTTCCGACTGCGCCCAGGGAGAACACAATGGACTAAAATAA